The genomic segment AGACACAAACTACCTGCTGTGGCTTGAAAAAGCATCTGAAGTTGCAGTGCTACTCAAGGATCTACAAATGCAATCAgcacaaaaaaaccaaaatgtgagcatgtgcaatccttgatgagCACATAACTAATGGATGCTTTGTAATGGCTGTGATTAATTAAAGGGCCCTTTGCTTTAGTGTAAACTCGCCATTTTTGCCTGTGTGTTAGCGGCACGTTCTGATGTCAGCTTTCCAAATGTAAACCTTAAATCAGCAGCTTTCAAAATGGAGGGGAAGCAGCTTGAGTGGAAAAAATTGTGTCTACGTACGTATTAaaggtgttaaaaaaaaacggttgAATCACAAAATCGTTTTTGAATCGAATCGTTACATCCTTGAATCGTATCGAATTTACATgatcgattttttttaaataatcagtTTCAAGTTTCTGATTTGCTCTTTCCTTGACTTTAATTAACTTGAAAAATTTGGAGCGCTTTCACATGGCATGACATTtcacataccgtaatttttggaCGATAAGccacaccggactataagccgcaccagctaaaaccCGTTATTACAGGttcaaaatttgtgaaaaaagtcacagtttatagtccgaaatgtacggtaaatacattttacacGTTTTTAATAGATCTTCATAACTATCGTTCCATTTTGCTGTTTCAAATTCTCTCACTATCCCGCGTTTGAAAGACCCTGCAATGAATGTGTGATGACGATAACGGATTCGTGTATTTCTATTTTGCTCACGTGATGCTGTGCTGTGTGCTGTCAAGCTAGTACAACAGGTCAGATTAAGGCAGCTTCAATATTTTGGCTTTTTGTGGTCCTGCTGGTCTGTATGAGTGCAGTCATGGTACGCctcatatttacactaccACATCTAAAACCAGGACTTTACAcgaacatttacaaaaaaataccccTTGAGTGTGTTCACAATATGATTCATTGTCCACGTGTAGATTTCATCTCAAAGCTTCTGAAAGATTGTATCCGTGTGCAATGTTACCCTTCTTGAACCCCTTTTACACCAGCGCGTAATCAAACTGACCCCTTTCCAGCCCCTCCTTGTGGTCAGTCCAGGATGATGCGGGCATGCGACTGTAGGGGTCCAGCAGGATCCTGAAGCACCTGACCAGCAGGAAGACCAGGAAGAGCATAAGGAGGCCCACAAAGGCGAAAGCCGTGCGCTGCTCGGCGTCCACCCCGACCAAGGCCAGCGGtgggctgctgctgccgccgccgccagcgCCGCCGGGGAGGGGAGAGCCGGCCGGGGACAGCAGCAACTCGTAGTCGAGCGTGGGCCCATCGCTCATCCTCCACGGGGCCCGGAGGCAGGGTTTGCACACCGACtggatggtgtgtgtgttgatgggAGGTGAGGAGAAGGAAGGGAAGGCGTTCATGAGCAACTAATTGTGGTCCAACTCTTATTTGGTGTTTAAACCAAATATCGTGTTTCGCTTTGAGCTATTTCCAGATTGTTTTCCTCCAGTGCCGATTCAACTGCCAACTGTGTTCTTAATCTGATGTGACAACGAGCCACACATTTAGATTAATACAGACTATCTATGAGGGAAATTGCACAGCAGTGACCGCTTTCGggcaatattatttttaaggaAATAATCAGAGAAGACAGGATGTCACGGCAAGCCAAGGTCAATGTTCCGGGAGCTGGTACGGTGCTAATTAAGAAACAGGAAGAGCTGACCAGAGCAGTGGAAGGGTGTCAGGTCACTAATGCTTTTTTCTACAGTCTTGCTTGGTGgacaaataatgcaaaaataGCAAACAGTATGTTACCAAAAAGTCTGCGTAGCAAGAATAAAGATAAGTGGGTTTGAGACCTCAAGTGTTCCGAGGAGTTCTTCTCACCATTTTCCTTAGGGAAGAGCACTAAACacacatgggaaaaaaaaaatctgtctaaTGGCAAAGCAACAAGAGGTAGAAAATAGCCAGTGTGAGTCTGTCAAAGGTGTGAACTTCTTTCATTTAAAACGAGTCCAATCGTCTTTAGAATCTGCTCGAGGTGACGTCCTCTGCCGACATGACGTCAGCAGTTAGCGCAGCTCCGATTTACTCGACacctgaaagaaaatgtacatatatatttatgaattGAGTTGGTTTTTTTCTGAGATGTCAGCAATGAATTACAAGTCGAATTGTAACGAACATGGCCGCAATAACGTTAAGTCACACCTGCTTCGTTTCATCCTTCCACCATATTGCTTTCATTAGTAGCCTTAATAAGTCATAAGTGACAGTGATGTTGCCCCATCTGTGCACACCTACCTGGTAATGAAGCTGATGATGGCCACATTAGCTGAAATGAATAGTGATTATAGTCACCGGGATGGGATTACATCAACCCTCGTTTGTCAGTGCACGGTTACACGGACACGCATTGGGTACCCTCATTCATCTCGAACGGTGACAGGAGGGGAGACAAAGTGGAGCCTCATCAATAATCTAAAATCACTCATCTCTTGTGACTGACTGGGTTTCAAATCACTGAAGACACGTGACACCCACATGGGGTTGTGTGTGATGAACAATGAATTTATGAAGATGAATAGAGGAGGTGACGGACAGGGAGGACACATGTTGCCACGGTGATTGATTAGCCGGAGAGgggatatattttttttctttttttcttttttttcgccCACTAATCAATCTGTCTGTCAATGTTTCCTATCTGTGGTTGTCTCCAGGGTGCTTGTTGTACTGACTGAGCCTGGAAGCCGGGATGGAAAGATACAAcggtgtcagtgtgtgtgtgttcccgTGTGTCTGAGtaagaaaaagccaaaaaTAGGTCATAAAACCTTGGAAGTCCTTTCAAGGACATTATTACTATGATGGGATGGGTTGAGTTGGTTGTCTTGTAAACAAAGTTGTCACTTTGTACAATGCTGACGTGCCCTTGAGCAAAAGGCTAAATCTCTATTTGATTTATCGGTTGGCATTACAACTGCAAGTCATTTAATTAGGTACACCTATGTGTCTGAGACGTATTCATTTAAGAAAAGCACACTGACTCACTGCTGTCGAAACtgtcatttgttatttataaCCCGACCAGACATTGTGCTTGCATTAATTAAagtggaatcaaaccctgcacttctgaactgtgaggcggccATGTTAACCATTGCCGCCGACCGAAACAGTAAACACATCACCGCCGTATCCAGACTGAACTGTACTGCTTGACATAAACGTGTCATTGATATTGACTTGATGTGACTATTCACGAGTCCTTGAGTTCATTCATCACCTAAGGGACCGAGCTGCCACCTGTGGCGTGCTGCTCATGAACACGTTAGCATGTAGGTCACCTtgagcacaaaagaaaaatagagggagtaaaaataaaataaaagtccaaGGTCCATAAATTAACCCGCAAGTATGcacattgaaaaagaaaagtccagCCTCTGAGATATTTTTAGACCAAGTGTCTGAGGAGTCATTTCTCTTTGCACTCTTAGCTCACCGCCAGACGTCTCCTCACGCGTCGTAATTCGCCTGGCAGACAGGCGCTAGCTACAATAAGGATGATAAAGTTTGACAATTAAATCCTCTATTGTCTCTCCCTCTCCTCACAGTCGTAAGGTTGCGCTTGGACAAGCAGCAGAAGGAGGGCATTTGCGTGCGAGATGCCCGTAGAAAGACAAACAGACATTCGGAGGGCGAGCGAAATGTTCTTTCGGCCTGTGTGCATGCAAATGAGGAGCACTTAAGACTGCTGaccttttaaaacaaaatgttaccAAAGAAAAGGCAGACCATTTTGAATTAAGCCTTCAGATGGCACTCATTCAAGTAGGAAGCAGCTATTATGTtcataattaattattattatcaattagttttttgtgtattttgagcTTTTGGGTTCCACTCTATATCGACGCGTGCTCTATATGGgctcatgtaaaaaaaagaaaaagaaaaaatgtacTGCCCCAACACTTTACCCTCATCAGGGTGATAAATGACGACTAGTAAAGAGAAAAAGTGGTCCGCTCCTGTTGGAAAGCGTTCCAATCAGCTCACGGAGAAACTAACTTGACATTGTGGCAAAGCAGACAAATGAGCGAGTGCTATTGAGGGCAAGACAAATGGAAGTGTACACAGATGAAGGAGCAAGGGGAAAAGAACAAGCTCTTTGTGATTCTCAACAACAGCAAGCAATTCCATCTGGGAACCTGCCCCACCATCTATCATTTTAGCCACCGCTCAAAAGAACGTGAAGTCTATTTCCTCTATCAGCAATTTTAAAGGCTTTCAAGGTTACTTCCATTTTAGTATTCACAGTTCTCAAGATTTCACATCACAGCTCGTTTTGTACGTTTCTGACGTATTAAATAAGGCCGATTTGAATACAGAGGTCGGGCGGGGATGTCAGCGTCGTGTTGTGTCtatgtgtccgtgtgtgtgtgtgtgtgtgtgtgtgtgtgtgtgtgtgtgtgtgtgtgtgtgtgtgtgtgtgtgtgtgtgtgtgtgtgcgtgcttctTCGAAGACGTCAAGCAGGATCGAATTTCCAGACGTGGCCTCCGGCTCGTCGTGTCATCTCCTCTGGTTGTTTGTGTCACTGTCCCTGACAGCATGAAGCCCCAGTTTAAATCTGACGTCTTTAGATACGGGTTGACTCGGTCACCGGTCAATAATCATTTGATACCCTTGCATCACCACAACAGATatgctgtttttaaaaattaaaaaaataataatttgaagtTTTGGGGTATTTCAACGAATCGGTACTCAAGGTTATAGTCAATACCAGTACCAACCGCTGTCTTGTATCTGTTTGACAATTGGGAATTAATATTGATGTTTTCCCAGGAAGATGCAATTTCTCCAAGTATATCAGGGGTgtgaaactcatttttttcatgggccgcgttgtagtcatagcttctttcggagggccattatgactgtcaacccaaataaatgtatgagcacttcatattatatacagtaaaagccacaaaacaaactgacaaataactccttttcaaatcacacgagtaaaaactggtcgaatatttaaaaaaaaagatattcttaaaagtgaagacaatttgcaattctagtaatgacatgaatttgatgcacaatttgtcttcgcgggccacataaaatgatatggcgggccgtatctggcccccgggccttgagtttgacacctgtgaagTAGATGAATGGAAATGGAAGAAACCTTagaaaattttaatttatttcatgcGATTTGAAGGGGAAATGCTATATTGGGTATAAGCCTTTCTTAAAATATATCTTGGCTTTTGTGGGGGTACGATTGTAAACCCGATTTTGACATATCTATCGAATTACTTCCAAACTCTCAAATTTGCTGAGAAATCtacagcaataaaaaaaaaacacatacacagtCACTTTATCACTCTTGTCCACCAGCAATTGCGGCACACTTCAATCATGTGCGTCATATCTGACCATCACTTCCATCCAGTCCCTCTCAACACTCTGCAGCGTTGTCACTTGAGTCGCTTTATAAAATTGTCCTTATCACCCTACTCTCGAAAGCCCCCGGTCCCTCCAGTCAGAGTTAATAAACGTCAGACCAATCACCCCCACCTACATCCTATATTTAATTCACAAATCCAACACATGAAATATTCATAAGAGGAGGACTCGGACAGGTCCACAACTGGTAGCAAACAGGTCAAGCAGAAGTAGATCTAACATTTGCACGAGTTGAATATTGGGTAAAtattctttttgtatttttccagAGCTAAAAATCATTGTGAATTttccaaaatataaaaatattaccgtaattttcggactataagtcgcggtttttttttcatagtttggggggggggcgacttatactcaggagcgacttatatacatatatatgtttttttttcacttttttgggcattttatggctggtgcgacttatactccagtgcgacttatagtccgaaaattacggtactttctCGAATGGGGAGAACAAGCAAGGaggagaggaaaataaaaataaaagtgaaggaAGATGAGAAGCGCTGCAATATGGAGTTGTCAGCACTCTTAAAATCTGAAAACAGCACTTCCCTTCCATCAGGCAGCCCGTCTATCAAACCTACCGGGACAGAACGGACGCGGTGCCAACCCATCATTCCGGTCCACGACCGAGGCCATATACTCGAGATTACATGCTCTCCCCACACGGCACAACACAACACTCAGCAGGAACTTTTTTGTGGCCGAATTCCCGAGGATGCAGATGATTAGACGAGAAGTGGAACAATGTTTTTTGGGTCTGATGAAAGAGGTGACAACTGATAAGTTCACAATTCCGATTCTATTATTGATAGTGGTTGTTGATTTTATTATCAATTCTCTTTGGGGgaggaaacaaaatgaagtttCAATTGAAGTGGTCTTCTCTTGTTTGctgtgatgtttttatttggtgtATGCCATGAGATTTTTCTTGAGTTGACTTGGGGTGGGTTGCCGGTTTTGTTTACCAGGCATtctaatcaaataaataaaatggttgCCTTCTGTCACACTGCTGAATTTGTGTGCTGGAGCATGGAGGAAAAGGGTGGATTCAAGTGCAAGGAAGCAGGAAGGCAAAAGCAGAAAgcaatttcaatttcaatgAAGAATTActttcaaaagaacaaaaacaggtAACTAAAGTGTGCTGACTtgtcaaaagaaaattaaagcttttttaaagcagGTTTCAAAGTAACAGCAAAAGtcagaataaaatgaaatcaaaacaaaaatcaacataACATGAGGAGCATTGCATGACGCATGACAGCAACACCAAAAATGGCCGAAAGAGCCCAAGGTATTAAATACTAGCAGTGATGACACAATGACATACACCTGGACACAAGTGGCTCGAGGGAGCTGATTGGTTGACACAAGAGACCAGGTGAAAGCAATAAACTAACAAGCATGACTAGCTCAAGAAGCTTAAGCTTAAGCTTATTAAGCTTAGTTCAATAAATAATAGGAAACACCAGCACAAGTTTGCCATTTAAACTGCTAATGTAAATCGAGTCCATGAAATGCACTTTGGTGGTAAATCGCTAATTCCACCCATAAAAGCTCAGCAAGACCCCACTACCTGCCCTGATCACCTTGTGACAAAAGAAGTCACCAGTTGGACTTGTAAGAAGCGCTTAAGAAAAGACATAACAAAGACACGGACATATCACCTTGCTGAAGTGAAGGCCGTCTGTGCAGCTGATTACATTATTGAGCTTACGGCCGAGCAGAGATTGGGGGCGCTGGGTCGGAAAGCCTCGTGCACCGGAAGAGGCCAAACACATCTgggctgggaaaaaaatgggaaagATTATCTGCACACTTTGCGGACCATCAGCACTTTTCATTGACACATGTcctcacgtttttttttttttgttatcccAGTTAATAGACTCTCCCTGGGAGCTAAGCATGAAGGGTGGGAGACTGGCTTGTCTTTAAATGACACCAAATGGGTTGTTTATGACCTTGTGTGCTACACAGCCACATTACATACAGCCAAATTGAATCACACTCAGTGTGACATTGCTATTATTTCAGGGGTAATAAACTGAGatatcaaaaaatatatacatacggGTCTTTTTCCCCACAGAGCCACTTTAAAAAGCCGTTTTAGAACTGAAGCGTATTATAGCATTTAAATTACGGCTGTCAAAACAAGGAGCCAGAGACAATTTGGTGTCTTTAAGAAAGGCCTGACAGCATCATAAAGATGCCGTCATGGTGGGCGATGAAGAATAAATGACAGCAGATATGGCAGCTAATAATGCAGACAGGATGTAGCACAGTGTGTGTGCTGATTCActaatgtgctttttttttcattgtacaTCCTCCTGGTGAACCTCAGGTGGGCTTTGCGAGGCAAACCCACcatggtttttattttctgcggCCACTCTGCTCCAGTTACAAGTCATTACGGGAGACGTTGGCGAGCGCTCCCCGGAGATCAGCATTACCTCGGCTGTTATTTTCTAGTTACCACCAATGGTAAGCTGAGAGTGCACAAAGTAGGCACCGactactgtatatatatatgttgcCTATAGGCTCggaccatgaaaaaaaatacttccaAGGGGGGGGGCAGTAATGACTTCTCTTATTTACGCTCACAGTAAAGTGTTATCTCATCATATCACGGTCCATCTCTTTCGACTCTTTGTATTGCCGATTCTCAAAATCGTTTTTAtggttgttattattatagtGTACAGACAAGTCTGGATGTAGAATTAAGCACTTTCAGTGTAGTACCACAATGCGCCACAACATGCCAGGCAGCACTGAGGTCGACTGGAAGAGATGCAGCATAATTGGaagcaagaagaagaggcagaGAAGGTCCCAACATTCAAATGAGCTCCAGTACTAGTTGTTCCCACAgaacacaaatacaatatgTGATGAGATTCCGTTACGTGACATCAGTGAAGTCATGTAACGAATGCTAATTACCATTAGCAAGATGGCACTTATTCAGCTATTCAATTATTCACGCCAGGCCCTGATTTCCTAAGCTTGCACACGTATCATGTGATTTAGTTCATGATATCATACGCATTGATTTTCAAAACTGTGACATCATGATGAATAGAAAAGTGAGATTCACTTTTCTGAGTAACACTTTTTAACTGAAGAGTCATGCAAATGGATGACTGATGAGGAACATGTACAATCCTAATGAGCCACAACAGAGCTTCctgcaaaataataaagaatCTTTCCGGCCGAGAAATTCAATAACCTCAAGGTGTCTTGCTCCTGGCGAAATAGGGATTCTGCACAAGCAGCATCATGATGTTGCCGACGAGgttgcaaataaattcaagTAATCAGGTATGGTTGAAACACAGGCAAGATTAAGAAATATCAAATTAAActattgttttttcaaattatgaATTTTGCACGGTACTTTCTAAAACACATTGCAACACATTATTTTgctgtaagaaaaaaactattatactatttaaaaactactgtaAGAAACATATATTTGCTTATCCATTCATTCCAGCTAATTATGGTGTCAAATAATTAATTCCTATTGAAATAGATGGTAGAAggtaaatttatttatttatttatttatttatttatttatttatttattcatttttgcttgatGGTGTGCCATGAAatggttttttatttttcaattttcctttctttttttttttaaaccacacACTGTTTGGTTCAAAACTTCATGCATATATTGTAATCTTTTATACAGTACACACATATAAAGGTTGGTCTGCAAGCAAAATTATATGGCATGCTGAGCTGGAGCAAAGCTCACAATGCAGAAAATGCAACTTTGTTTTCAATCAATCAGCCTAATAAAACTGAGGTCCATCCAGTGAGCAAGCCTTTTAAACAGAACATAaattgctgcacaaacctgatGCTACGCGAGGTTCCTCAGCGGCAGCCTCAAACTTTGTGATGCTGTTActgtcctcctccacctcctatcccacctcctccgcctccgCCTCTCTTGCTGCTGCTCAGCGGTGCTTTTTGCACAGACTGGAGACTCCCTGCAAAAAAGCAGCCGCTTGTTTCAAGCCACACCCACATCGAGAGCATCCAATCaggttatgatttttttttctacctgcTTGTAACAATGCTAGAAATTAATGACACCCAAAAACTGGTGATTTTTCTCCTTATGCAAGATCATCAGGTGCATTGATATTAATGAGATACAATGCAAATTATACCTTTCAAAATGGAGTTGGCTTTATTTTGCTATCATACGACTTTAGAAAGGAAGCTGCGCTACTGCTGGAccacaattttaattttgcgTCAAAGATGATAAAGAAAATAGTTAActataaatacacattttgaaaaacctcacttttcccccccatcCACACTTTTAATGCAGTTTTAGTGATTGGAAGGGCAAAGGTTTAATGTGGCAAGCACAAGACAAATAAGACTTCAGTCCAGCGATTTGCACAATCatcataaaatgcaaaacctGGTTGGGACACCACAACCTGTAAATATCTCCAAATTGTTCT from the Syngnathus acus chromosome 4, fSynAcu1.2, whole genome shotgun sequence genome contains:
- the LOC119121399 gene encoding cortexin-1-like, giving the protein MNAFPSFSSPPINTHTIQSVCKPCLRAPWRMSDGPTLDYELLLSPAGSPLPGGAGGGGSSSPPLALVGVDAEQRTAFAFVGLLMLFLVFLLVRCFRILLDPYSRMPASSWTDHKEGLERGQFDYALV